One Myotis daubentonii chromosome 3, mMyoDau2.1, whole genome shotgun sequence genomic window carries:
- the LOC132230497 gene encoding heterogeneous nuclear ribonucleoprotein A1-like, producing MSKSESPKEPEQLRKLFIGGLSFETTDESLRSHFEQWGTLTDCVVMRDPRTKRSRGFGFVTYATVEEVDAAMNARPHKVDRRVVEPKRAVSREDSQRPGAHLTVKKVFVGGIKGDTEEHHLRDYFEQYGKIEVIEIMTDRGSGKKRGFAFVTFDDHDSVDKIVIQKYHTVNGHNCEVRKALPKQEMASALSSQRGRSGSGNFGGGRGGGFGGNDNFGRGGNFSGRGGFGGSRGGGGYGGSGDGYNGFGSDGSNFGGGGSYNDFGNYNNQSSGFGPMRGGNFGGRSSGPYGGGGQYIAKPQNQGGYGGSSSSSSYGSGRRF from the coding sequence ATGTCTAAGTCTGAGTCCCCCAAGGAGCCGGAGCAGCTGCGGAAGCTCTTTATTGGAGGTCTGAGCTTTGAAACAACCGATGAGAGTCTGAGGAGCCATTTTGAGCAATGGGGAACGCTCACGGACTGTGTGGTGATGAGAGATCCACGCACCAAGCGCTCCAGAGGCTTTGGGTTCGTCACCTATGCCACTGTGGAGGAGGTGGACGCAGCCATGAACGCGAGGCCACACAAGGTGGACAGAAGAGTGGTGGAACCAAAGAGGGCTGTCTCCAGAGAAGATTCTCAAAGACCTGGTGCCCACTTAACTGTGAAGAAGGTTTTTGTCGGCGGTATTAAAGGAGACACTGAAGAACATCACCTAAGAGATTATTTTGAACAGTATGGGAAAATAGAAGTGATTGAAATCATGACTGACCGAGGCAGTGGCAAAAAGAGAGGCTTTGCTTTTGTAACCTTTGACGACCATGACTCTGTAGACAAGATTGTCATTCAGAAATACCATACTGTGAATGGCCACAACTGTGAAGTAAGGAAAGCTCTACCAAAGCAAGAGATGGCTAGTGCTTTGTCCAGCCAAAGAGGTCGAAGTGGTTCTGGAAACTTCGGAGGTGGTCGTGGAGGTGGTTTTGGTGGAAACGACAACTTCGGTCGTGGAGGAAACTTCAGTGGTCGAGGTGGCTTTGGTGGCAGCCGTGGTGGCGGTGGATATGGTGGCAGTGGGGATGGCTATAATGGATTTGGTAGTGATGGAAGCAAttttggaggtggtgggagcTACAATGATTTTGGCAATTACAACAATCAATCTTCAGGTTTTGGGCCTATGAGAGGAGGAAACTTTGGAGGCAGAAGCTCTGGGCCTTATGGTGGTGGAGGTCAATACATTGCCAAACCACAAAACCAAGGTGGCTATGGCGgttccagcagcagcagtagctatGGCAGTGGCAGAAGGTTTTAA